Within Phycodurus eques isolate BA_2022a chromosome 7, UOR_Pequ_1.1, whole genome shotgun sequence, the genomic segment ccgactggtcgccagccaatcgcaggggaagCATTTCTCGGTTTGGAAGCAACAATGCATGGTGGGAATGTCTTTGCAGATTCCTTAAACCtaatcgatatatatatatatatatatatatatatatatatatatatattcaatttCTTGAATTCCCGTTGTTATATATGTTATATGATGATCGAGTGTGCACAAACACGATTCGCGTACCAGATGAGCCCATGACTGAAGCCAGTGCGTGTGCTACCAAGAGTTCTGCGTCGGTGTGACGTTATGTAAACATACGTACACACGTACTTAGCAACATGCTAGAGGTAAAGGCTTCTTtgtactcgcgcggacggcgaccgcgctgacgtcactgcgccTGTCCCACGCGCATTTTggctttatactcgagcgcaacccacgcgcgcagttttgaaaatgtgctgcagttcacctccaagtcgggggtgtcgctacggctgctaTTGGCGAGGACCCCGCACGGTGGAGTTTGTGGAACAGCGTCTGCGAGAACGAATGGACTTAGATGACACGtgtaattatgctgcaaaatccatcgagaaggcggcggcgggggCGTAGATGGTATGCGGAACCGAGGGGCACGCCGAGTACGTCGTCATAGCGTGTGACTGAAACGGACCAATcgcgagagatgatctctgcggcgTTTGGACGCGCAGCTGCAATTTTTGACGTGTGCGggtcaagctacgcagacggGCCCGGCGGGGCAAttcgtcagtcacgtgatgcgACGCGGGCGTCgtcgaccgcgggagtataaagaggcctttaggcACTGATTGAGAAGGTAGCGCATCCGAGGTGAGGCTCAGCCTTTGCGCCCAGGTTGTCCTGATCCCTGTAAAAAATCCTCACAATCTCGATTTCACACATTGTTAGTCGGCAACTGTGATCGTGCCATGGACTGATCGATGATAATTGAGCTTCATCGCAATTGTCTCATGAGGGTCGGTACTCCAGAGTGAATGTTTTTTCTACTTGAAGGAAACATGATGcattgtactgtgtgtgtgtgtgtgtgtgtgtgggattgGTTAGCACTAaccatactaaaaaaaaaacagctgtgcAATGCAGAAGCCTGTGCAAGGAATAAAACAGAGTGAGCGACACAgggcagaataaaaaaaaaacaaagctcgAGACTTTATTTGCATCAATGTTTATTCATAGAACCGAGCACAAACAATTGCCAGGATTGACGTAAATCTGGGGCCAAAAAGGCACCTGATCATATTAGCAAAATATGTTAGAAAGAGCACATATGGAGCTGAGGTTTTAATAGCTTTTGCAGTGTCTAGTGGtgcaaataatacattttatgttaATCATTGTAAATACCCTTTACACGGGTAGAATCTGTGAATTATTTGAAAAGATGTCTTTCATATTATTGTCCAGTAAATATTTTGCGGGTTCGTTTTCGACAGTGCTTTCCTTTCCACTGTCAAAAGGAAGCTTGACCTTTTCcaacaaaggttaaggaaaggtgacATAAAGGTGGGGAGCCTCCCCCCCGAGTGCCTCCAGCCGAGAAAGCGACTCCGCCCCGTTTTCAATTTGACCACTTTTCTGACCCATCTCGTGACTaagcttaaaaagaaaaaaagaaaaaaaacgacacaACCCCCGGGAGCGACGTTTCGGACCGCCAATAGCGGCCTTCCTTGCCTCTGAGGGGTGGCGAAAGCGTCCGTTCGTTCAGCGAGCAAACCGTTTTTTATTCCAAGCCAGTTCCATCCGGAAGGGTGTCGAACGGGGAGTCACATGACACGACTCCTTGGTTTGTACTGGTCGCTTGAGTGTTGTGAAATAAAGGGGAAATGCACAACAAGATCATGTGGCACAAAGTTGACTTTTCTCAGTTGAAGTTGGCTTTTGGAAAGTCTTCATCCTGGCAGTTTTCAaaggacaaacaaataaaaatgaaaaaaatgagtttCTGGATGGTgtctgactggttagcacagccgccTCCCAGttctgtgcggagtttgcacgctctgcccgtgcctgcgtggcttttctgcgggtactttggtttcctcctccatccccaaaacacgcctggtaggttgactgaagactctaaattgcccgtataaTGTGAAAGtcagtgcgattggttgtttgtttctatgtgccctgcgattggctcgcgaccagttcagggcgtacctcgcctctcgcacgcagtaagctgggataggcaccagcgcgcccgtgacctgagtgaggagaagcggtcaaGAAAATGCATGGACGGAGTTTTTGGATAAGCGGCACGGCGAACAAGCGGTCAGAACAAGCGGTCAGACTGACGGCGATTGGCCGTCCTCATAAGccccgcctcctcgccccggtcGGTGCCCGGCGGCCTCCTGACGGGCAGCTCCAGCCGCAGCTTCTTCCAGAAGCGCGAGGTCGACTCGCGCGATCGCTCGCCGCGCCAGCGCACCGTGGCGAGCGCCACGCGCGCCCTCCTCAGCTCGCGCACCCACTCCTGCCGCCGCACGGGCTCGTACTGGATCAGGATGAGGCGCAGGTGCCCGCCCGCCAGGCCGTCCACGCCCGCCTTGAGCTCCAGCAGGCCCTGGGAACCCCGGCGGGCGTATCCGGGGCCCGGCACCAGCGCCAGGCGCCGGCTGCGAGCCACGAAACGCAGAGTCTCGTCCGTGATGGCTGTCGGGACACCAGAAGAACAACCGCTGCCGCGTgcattttgcatgttttgccACACTTTTGAGTTCAATTTGTAAAAGCATTTCGAAAATAAGAACGACTGCCATTCCATGATTTCTCCCAATTTTACAAGATGACAACGTAGGAGGCAAATAAAATGTCGTCGCAATAAATATTCTGAAAGCGACTACAATTTGAAAGTCTTGAAAATGGCAAGATTCAGAACTCCGGTGACGGAAACGAGTTGCGTGTGGAAAGGGTGTGACGTGCAGGAGCGACCCAAAGAAAGAAACCAGAGAGTCAAGCTCAATTCATATGACAGGTACGACAATTGATTGCTTgtcctgttaggtcaagcagaatggaaaatctgtatcccttttacgCCGGAACGCTTTGACTGTGTTTGAAGCTTCCGCTGTGCTATTCGAATTGAgctttattgagaatcagactcgATCAGTCGAACGGAGCAAAGTTTCGAGAAGggggagagaaacaaagacggAAGACGAAGCACTAATTGTGAACGGGATGAGAGAAGTCAATCGTTACATGATCTCCAACAATCAAACGTTAAATTGCGTGGGGCCAACCAAATTCAAATAGTCGTTCGTTGCATGCCTCATTAATATATGGAAAAAGCGCATGAAATCAAGGTTATGGAATAATTCTGAAATGGTTAAGACAATAATGTGCAGAATAGGTTCAAATCATTTAGAAGACGTGATGTTAGAGAGACTAAAAGGgacattttaatgtaaaaacgTCCGAAAATGTCATTGGTTCTTCCCTCAGCTACTTTTCCTttgaattttgtgttttcatgctTTTTTACTTTCATGTACTGAAGTAAAATTACGTTACAAAATAAACGCGGCGGTCTTGGCCATAttctgctccttctgctgtgcacaccttggccactGGGGGGCGGTCAAAGACAGACATACGGCTGGCTCAAACAAAACTCCTCAGAAGGCCGCAAACAAAACTCAATTACTCTGGAACCTGTCTTCCGATTTTCAAAATCCTTCATGAGTTCTGGTGGTCGTTCCAAGcaaactcagcattttgacagactgttgTTGTTGGCAAATTTTGTCACAGCGCTCAAAATATCAGCCAGGTCAGTGAACACTAGTTCCTATTTTGGGCGGACGTGAACTGTTCATGAGTTCATTTCTGCCCCATGAACGTCGTCGTGAACGgttttccattttcattgaAGAGTGCGAGTTTTCTCCgcgacttccaggacaaaacccgtcCAAACACCGCGTACACCGTACGAGCCGCCATAAACGCTGCATTTGGCGACCGATTCGGTGCGGCCGCGCGCATGCACGAGCTGCGTTcggggacactgcgtaaatgggagcgAACGTGTTCTTTGTTAGGAAAATTATTCATTTCGTTATaccactgtacgatcacactgtcataacggggaatttattttgttgtggaATATAAGACGAGTGCccgtcatactgtgttgcatgtttttgtttgcaaatttgtatttgtaGGCCAAAGCCTTCACTCCTAagattgatgtgtgtgtgtgtgtgtgttcaactcACTCCCTCCCGGCAGGCTGTCTCGGTCAAAGATGCACACCGAGTATCCCAAATGGTTCTCCAGGACTCGGCGCAGCGTCCCCAGGACAAACTTCTCCTCCTCGCTGTTTCGGGCGTACGAGATGTACACGTCGAAATCCTTGCTGtctgcacgcgcacacgcattAGCGATACACAGGAAACCACTCGACATGACGCAGCCCTCAaagtcgggggaaaaaaaaacaacacgacAACTTTCCTCTGAGGTCTATCGAGCACAAATCAGAACAGCAGATTAACACAAGTGAAATTATGATGATAATTCTAATTACAATATGAACACTAAGTATTGTGACACGCGCAGTAAGTGAAAAGGAAAATCACAGGTGGAATTTGGCCATCGACGCTGTTCCCTCGCAAGTCGCCAGAGGAGGGCCGCGCGATACGgcaaaagaaaactaaaagaTCAGGATAGACTTTTCATGTCGTCCCATCTCAAGTATCACCACAATTCTGTCGATTGTTTTTCACACGCCAGTTTTAAAGCTATAAAGGTGCAATTTCGGGCGCCCCCGACTGCAGATATTCGGCATTACAACAAAGCGGTCAGTGACCGCCCGGAGGCGACGGCTCCTCGAAAAGAGGTCGATGCGGTTCATCCGCGGCAATTTTGATGATTCTTTTCATTTACGCAGCAATTATTCGATGATTGTTCGACActacaaaaacatatttgtggTAAGCTTTTGACAACCGCGCTCCGCCCATATTGCTCGGCAGAGAGCCTCATTTCCGTGCCGTCGTTTGCGGGGCATGTATACGGTAGACCACAAACTAAAAAAACctcaaatacaaaatgcaaaaatacgGCGACATGTTCGAAGAGCTGACAGGCTTAATCGGCATTTTGTCATCTCTCGTAGTGGCTCGGGTGAAAATGACAACCACAAACATGTCGTGGATGGCAGGTTTCAAGCATCTATACCGAAAACTACTTTATTACGAAgtagtgtaaataaaaaaaacatgaaaaagattatgacagaaaaaaatcaaacattttatacaacaAATgtaggaaataaaatgtaacctaaagaaaggggaagaaaaagaaactgTATTAGGGTGTAAAAGGGTGCAATGTGTAACTCCGACCAGCAGAGGACGCTGCCTAACAAGATGAGATGCGTATTCTAAAAGTGTGGAAGAGCAACACTCGTGTTGCGACGGTGAACGTTGTAAACAAATGTTCTATTTTGGTGTTTTACAGCTAAAACAATCCAAACTGAGACAGACCGAGAAGAATCCTTTCTGCGCCACGCTACTCCAGCCAACGTGGGAGAGGAAAAGGTCGACTCTGATCGGCCGTTGTCGCCGACGTTTCCGCCGCGTCTGTCAAAGCGGATACGCTCACGGCCTATCGCCGGGATCGACCAGAAATTTACCGCGATCATTTCAAGCCGGGGTCTGCCGCGTTTCCAAAATCCCCACGCAAACGAACGCTTCCGAGATTGGCCCAGTCAGAGCGGCGCCCGGTACTTTTCCTTCCCGGTTGCGGCCGACAGAGCGAAGGCGTCGCTCACCCGTGTGCCGCTCGTCCGTGTGGAAGCGGGATCTgtagagcagcagcagctccagCCGAAAGACGCGGTAGAGCGCCAAGAGGGCCAGCGACAGCGCCAGGGTCACGGCCAGACCGCAAGCCAGCTCCGGCGACGGCGCCGACGCTGGAGCcccaaagaacaaaaaaaaaaaacatttcaccatTTTCAAAGGCTGAGGATTACGTTTTCGTTCCAGCGCGCCCCGCAAATCCGCGCTTCAACACCCGCCGATTCGCccatttgtccatttttggagaaatatgaaaagagattttttaaatctgaaattATAACGGGGGTCAATTATCCGTGGCTTTCGGCTATTTGCCATCCGGTCCGTAGCCCCCGCCAATAGCCACGTTTGTTGCGTTATAGCTGACGGCAGGTGGGAAACATTTTGAGTCCcgcttgaaaatattttcaggCGAAAATGCCAATCTTCGAAATCGACATAGTTTTGGTGCAGAGGGCTAAAGATCGGAACGAGCGAGAAACAAAGtttcttttgggtttttttcctgaGGAAATAAAGCCGACTTTGTTTTGCTGGGTGGGATTGGCTTTATCTGCTGACACAACACAATATTCCCTGGCCCTCGAAATGCTCTGAAACGGCCGACGGTCAACGAGTTGTGTAAAAGCGCCGGAAGACGAGAGCTCTGCGACACTTTCGCCGCCGGCCGAGAAAACCCAGCGAGTCCGTTCTCACCTTCCTCCTCCAGTCGAGCCCTTCGCGTCCGGAATCCTCGCCGGTTCCTCACCGAGCAGTCGTACGTCTCGCCGAGGTCCTCGGAAGCGAAGTCGCGGATCAGCAGGGCGCTCTCCTCGATGCGATCGCCGTGGTCGGAGCGCACGTGCCTGAACACAAGCCGGCGGCGGCGCGGCGGGTCAGCGTTTGGACGAACGTGGCTCCTTTTCTTATCATTTGATCGGTAACGGGAAAGACGCGGGCTTTTTGGAAATCGATTCGTTCGCATGATTGGAGGATTTGAATTCTCGGCGGTTGTTATTCATCAAAAGCTCATCGttgtttgtcagaaaaacaataTTCTGAAGTGATTGATACCTTTCTcccttttaatgtactttaCCAAATGAAGTTTCAGGACTTCTGATGATTTTGattccatttttcttcctaTTTCTCCTCTGGCCGAATTTGCCTTTTCCGTGAAAAGAAACCCGAATGCATCttgccactggagagagcctcgtgttgttgttgctgcgaTATCTGTGCCGAGGCGGCCATTTTGCATTCGCACCACAGCAGACGCCGGCACGCCGGACGACCGGTGAGAGCGcctctgcctcgcagttctgaggaccggggttcaaatcgcggccccgcctgtgtggagtttgcgtgttctccccgtgcctgcgtggcttttctccgggcgctccgctttcctcccgcatcccaaaaacacgcatgcgaggttgattgacgactcgaaattgcccgcaggtgatGTGAGTGCGGACGATTGTTTGTCTcgacgtgccctgcgattggctggcgaccggttcggggtgtacctgTACCAGGgtgtcgcccgaagatagcacgtgaggagaagcggtaaagaaaacggatggaggGACCGTAAATAAATCCGGTTGGATGAAGGAGCATGTATGAATTGGCCCAATTGTCGTAACTATTGCAGCCCTTCATCGTTATCGCGATTGTATCCAGACAAGAGTACTTTAAGGGCTCGAACGAGCAGTCGGCATCGTTGGTGCACGTTtatccgcagagtttgaagggcagtTTGTCTTTGAGTGGGCCGCCACCATCGCCTCCATCTGTAAAACAGCCTTTACCTCAAATGCCTCAAATTTGAAATCATCGAGAGCTTTTGGAAAGTCGGACTTGAGGTGTCTTTATCGTATCGGATGAAATGATAAGAAAACGACCCTATCGgcccggtcgccagccaatcgcggggcacgtGTAGGCTAAAAGGCACGTCCGCCCACGGACAATTCCGAGCCGTCGACAAGGTTTTCAAATACCCGGAGGGAACCCACGCGAGGGCTTTACTCCGGCAAATGTGCAAACTCCGCTTAAAAAGTCAAGACGTTTTGCTACCGGTTGCTGGCGGAGAATCTGGGGTCCGCCAGCTGGTCCGCCGCGTAGCCGTCCACGCTCCACCAGATGGACCAGTTGGCCGAGTCCAAGTAGGGGAAGTGTCCTCTGCACACCAGACGCACGTCCGAGCCTGACGGGAAGACAAACGCACTCTCACTCTCAAATACTGTACACCCGTCACCGCCATTACCGACTTAATAGGcacaattaaaaatacacaaataagagTAGtagatcaaatgtatttttgcataTTGAGTACATGTTAGTAGTTACAGTACTACcgtacattactgtatgtttaaaagaTTAGGAGTAGAACGTGTTTATAAGTGTACGATAGATGTTACGAGGAGACTGAGGAGGTTCGGGCAGCtttcaaatatgaaaacattattCCCAAAATAGGCGGTCGCTACTTCccagatttcacctattgcgggagTGATCCGGAAGCCAACCCTCGCCGTGAAAAAATattgactattattattattattactattactattatgaTCACTATGATAGTGACCATTGtccatgataaaataataattacaaaaaaactcTCTGTCACTCTTCTGGCATTTCGCAAGTAGAAATCATTTTGGTCAACATCACTGATCGGGAAAACTTTAGTCTGAT encodes:
- the LOC133405583 gene encoding interleukin-1 receptor accessory protein-like isoform X2; translated protein: MTSCVFLLVSVLVATVTADLRASAEPPGARPPPAAVASTENGHGREPALKRARCHDRGESAGVRVLEGEATWLRCPLFRQPSLSNLSSSGDPLWYRLLPGQHLEPITHSARLSKEDDMLCFQPAVAEDAGRYVCQLRHRSECVEMAASVSVVRRPRAAPEGGRECDLPVAVALAGARVPLQGGDVLDCPDWREARQMADAAPVVTWYHECEGPSGWTSDRQQAGARLELHYMLDHYQGVYRCQVRYRRAGRALRFTRGVNVTAVSPSFLPKEPSILQPTAEHVFGVKLGSDVRLVCRGHFPYLDSANWSIWWSVDGYAADQLADPRFSASNRHVRSDHGDRIEESALLIRDFASEDLGETYDCSVRNRRGFRTRRARLEEEASAPSPELACGLAVTLALSLALLALYRVFRLELLLLYRSRFHTDERHTDSKDFDVYISYARNSEEEKFVLGTLRRVLENHLGYSVCIFDRDSLPGGTITDETLRFVARSRRLALVPGPGYARRGSQGLLELKAGVDGLAGGHLRLILIQYEPVRRQEWVRELRRARVALATVRWRGERSRESTSRFWKKLRLELPVRRPPGTDRGEEAGLMRTANRRQSDRLF
- the LOC133405583 gene encoding interleukin-1 receptor accessory protein-like isoform X3; translation: MLCFQPAVAEDAGRYVCQLRHRSECVEMAASVSVVRRPRAAPEGGRECDLPVAVALAGARVPLQGGDVLDCPDWREARQMADAAPVVTWYHVRTDRDAAPRNRPKWLAGALQTCVCAGGWLVCMCACQECEGPSGWTSDRQQAGARLELHYMLDHYQGVYRCQVRYRRAGRALRFTRGVNVTAVSPSFLPKEPSILQPTAEHVFGVKLGSDVRLVCRGHFPYLDSANWSIWWSVDGYAADQLADPRFSASNRHVRSDHGDRIEESALLIRDFASEDLGETYDCSVRNRRGFRTRRARLEEEASAPSPELACGLAVTLALSLALLALYRVFRLELLLLYRSRFHTDERHTDSKDFDVYISYARNSEEEKFVLGTLRRVLENHLGYSVCIFDRDSLPGGTITDETLRFVARSRRLALVPGPGYARRGSQGLLELKAGVDGLAGGHLRLILIQYEPVRRQEWVRELRRARVALATVRWRGERSRESTSRFWKKLRLELPVRRPPGTDRGEEAGLMRTANRRQSDRLF